From a region of the Rhodococcus sp. 4CII genome:
- a CDS encoding ATP-binding cassette domain-containing protein — translation MLTATTLAIETTGLVKTFGSTRAVDGLDLAVPLGGVYGVLGPNGAGKTTAIRMLATLLPLDGGTATVLGHDVASEPDAVRGKVALTGQFASLDEDLTGTENLLLLGRLYGYSRAAARTRSEQLLAAFGLEEAGNRQVKNYSGGMRRRLDIAASIIVTPEMIFLDEPTTGLDPRSRNQVWEIIRALVAGGTTVLLTTQYLDEADQLADRVAVIDHGKVIAEGTTGELKASVGSGALHVRVTDVATRPAAAALLRQVLEVPIMEESDPAALTARIDDATRVSRALPALDDAGIAVSTFALGQPSLDEVFLSLTGRPTEENAS, via the coding sequence CAAGACCTTCGGATCCACCCGCGCCGTCGACGGCCTGGATCTGGCCGTCCCGCTCGGCGGCGTCTACGGCGTCCTCGGACCGAACGGGGCGGGCAAGACCACCGCGATCCGCATGCTGGCCACGCTGCTGCCGCTGGACGGCGGAACGGCCACCGTGCTCGGGCACGACGTCGCGAGCGAACCGGACGCCGTCCGCGGCAAGGTCGCCCTCACCGGACAGTTCGCGTCGCTCGACGAGGATCTGACGGGCACCGAGAATCTGCTGTTGCTCGGCCGGCTGTACGGGTACTCCCGGGCCGCGGCCCGCACCCGCTCCGAACAGCTGCTGGCCGCCTTCGGACTGGAGGAGGCGGGTAACCGGCAGGTGAAGAATTACTCCGGCGGTATGCGCCGGAGGCTCGACATCGCGGCGAGCATCATCGTCACTCCCGAGATGATCTTCCTCGACGAACCCACCACCGGACTCGACCCGCGCAGCCGCAACCAGGTGTGGGAGATCATCCGGGCCCTGGTGGCCGGCGGGACGACGGTTCTGCTGACCACGCAGTACCTCGACGAAGCCGACCAGCTCGCCGACCGGGTGGCCGTCATCGATCACGGCAAGGTCATCGCCGAGGGCACCACGGGCGAACTCAAGGCGTCCGTCGGCTCGGGCGCGCTGCACGTGCGCGTCACCGATGTCGCCACCCGACCCGCGGCGGCGGCGCTGCTGCGGCAGGTGCTCGAGGTGCCGATCATGGAAGAATCCGACCCGGCCGCTCTCACCGCGCGCATCGACGACGCGACCCGGGTCTCGCGGGCGCTGCCCGCACTCGACGACGCCGGAATCGCCGTCAGCACGTTCGCACTGGGGCAACCGAGCCTCGACGAAGTCTTCCTCTCCCTCACCGGCCGACCCACCGAGGAGAATGCGTCATGA
- a CDS encoding ABC transporter permease, with product MTSTTDRTGDTATAVADVLQMPGPRPARPTAWSTSLSFGWRALLKIKHVPEQLFDVTMFPIMFTLMFTYLFGGALAGSTSAYVQFLLPGILVQTVVMITMYTGLTLNKDIEKGVFDRFRSLPIWRPSPLVGALLGDVVRYTIASIIVLILGLVLGFRPDGGLVGVVASTGLLLLFSFSLSWIWTMFAMLMRTEQAVMGVSMFILFPLTFASNIFVDPATMPGWLQAFVGVNPISTLVTSIRGLMAGSVEMADLAVVFGWCAGFVVIFGPLTMRLYNRKS from the coding sequence ATGACCTCCACCACCGACCGGACCGGCGACACCGCCACCGCTGTCGCCGACGTCCTGCAGATGCCCGGCCCGCGGCCGGCGCGACCCACCGCCTGGTCCACGTCGCTGTCGTTCGGGTGGCGGGCTCTGCTCAAGATCAAGCACGTCCCCGAGCAACTGTTCGACGTGACGATGTTCCCGATCATGTTCACGTTGATGTTCACGTACCTCTTCGGCGGCGCACTCGCCGGATCGACGAGCGCGTACGTCCAGTTCCTGCTGCCGGGCATCCTCGTGCAGACGGTCGTCATGATCACCATGTACACCGGCCTGACGCTCAACAAGGACATCGAGAAGGGCGTCTTCGACCGGTTCCGGTCGCTCCCGATCTGGCGGCCGTCACCCCTCGTCGGCGCACTGCTCGGTGACGTCGTCCGCTACACCATCGCCTCGATCATCGTCCTGATCCTCGGGCTGGTGCTGGGTTTCCGCCCGGACGGCGGTCTCGTCGGCGTGGTCGCGTCGACCGGACTGTTGCTGTTGTTCTCGTTCAGCCTGTCGTGGATCTGGACGATGTTCGCGATGCTCATGCGCACCGAACAGGCCGTCATGGGCGTGTCGATGTTCATCCTGTTCCCGCTGACGTTTGCCAGCAACATCTTCGTCGATCCCGCGACCATGCCGGGCTGGCTCCAGGCATTCGTCGGCGTCAACCCGATCAGCACGCTGGTGACGTCCATCCGCGGGCTCATGGCCGGGTCGGTCGAGATGGCCGACCTCGCCGTCGTCTTCGGTTGGTGCGCCGGGTTCGTGGTGATCTTCGGACCGTTGACGATGCGGCTGTACAACCGTAAGTCGTGA
- a CDS encoding SIMPL domain-containing protein, producing the protein MATLEPAERSVTVRGSGIVSAVPDLVRATVTVTATRPAVAAAFEAVSRSTTAVTDVLQGHGVSGPDLATTGLSVHSETTWTEGRGSEVTGYTAATTLQITVRADGASAASPAQVVADCVGAGGDDIRLGGLEFDFADPAALTATARERAWADALAKAEQYASLSHRALGEVLEISEVDTGDVSPRPVVKAFAAADSPIPVERGEKPTRVDVRVRWRLT; encoded by the coding sequence GTGGCCACCCTCGAACCCGCCGAGCGCTCGGTGACGGTCCGTGGATCCGGAATCGTGTCCGCGGTTCCGGATCTCGTCCGTGCCACCGTCACCGTGACGGCGACACGTCCCGCGGTCGCTGCCGCCTTCGAGGCGGTGTCCCGGTCCACCACGGCCGTCACCGATGTTCTACAGGGCCACGGTGTCTCGGGCCCCGACCTCGCGACCACCGGATTGTCCGTGCACTCGGAAACCACCTGGACCGAGGGCCGGGGCAGCGAGGTGACGGGCTACACCGCGGCCACGACGCTGCAGATCACCGTCCGCGCCGACGGCGCGTCCGCCGCGTCACCGGCACAGGTGGTGGCGGACTGCGTGGGCGCGGGCGGCGACGACATCCGCCTCGGCGGACTCGAATTCGATTTCGCCGACCCCGCCGCCCTGACGGCCACCGCCCGGGAGCGGGCCTGGGCCGACGCGCTCGCGAAGGCTGAGCAGTACGCCTCGCTGTCGCATCGCGCGCTGGGCGAGGTGCTGGAGATCTCGGAAGTCGACACCGGCGACGTGTCGCCGCGGCCGGTCGTGAAGGCGTTCGCGGCGGCCGACTCCCCGATCCCCGTCGAACGGGGTGAGAAACCGACACGGGTCGATGTCCGGGTGCGGTGGCGCCTGACTTAG
- a CDS encoding MarR family winged helix-turn-helix transcriptional regulator translates to MSVQADTAQALVDAVFALGRSLRAVVAAGGETPLAPALTSVLFVLAARGECRQNELATDLCVSQSSLSRQISELVEAGYVSRTADPDDKRASRIRVSPNGMDILRETTERRAERLRGMLEGWSQEQALAAVTALTQLSDTFAASVQQRGPRV, encoded by the coding sequence ATGTCGGTACAGGCAGATACTGCGCAAGCGCTCGTCGATGCGGTCTTCGCACTCGGGCGATCGTTGCGGGCGGTCGTCGCCGCCGGGGGTGAGACACCGCTCGCGCCGGCGTTGACGAGCGTGCTCTTCGTGCTCGCCGCGCGGGGGGAATGCCGGCAGAACGAACTGGCCACCGATCTGTGCGTCAGTCAGTCGTCGCTCAGCCGGCAGATCTCGGAGTTGGTCGAGGCGGGTTACGTGTCCCGGACAGCGGACCCCGACGACAAGCGTGCCTCCCGAATCCGGGTGTCGCCGAACGGAATGGACATTCTGCGCGAGACCACCGAACGGCGGGCGGAACGGCTGCGCGGCATGCTCGAAGGCTGGTCCCAGGAACAGGCCCTGGCCGCTGTGACGGCGCTGACCCAGCTCAGCGATACGTTCGCCGCGTCGGTGCAGCAGCGCGGTCCGCGGGTCTAA
- a CDS encoding class I SAM-dependent RNA methyltransferase: protein MSENWLDRRLELRLGNPGHGGFVVARHEGRVVFVRHGLPGERVTALVTEDRGGSYCRADAIDILDASPERVTPVCPVSGPGGAGCCDFSHASLHVQRDMKSQVVSEQLVRLARVQRDVEVEELPGTGNGTGWRTRVRLAVDQDGRPGYHRHRSSGIVTDLACPQIDAAAYDGVGEGEWRPGSEVQIVLDGTGERHVVEIAPPKVSRTGRTSPGRRGAMARRAAGGAPRAERVVVGSGRPVERVGDREWVLAATGFWQAHRGAADTYSAVVADWAGMSAGETAWDLYGGVGVFAAALAGHAGPSGQVESVESSRQAVSDGKAALSDVPQVRFHADRVERAIAGLTAPPRVVVLDPPRAGAGRDVIDAVAAAGAERVVHVGCDPASFARDIGLYLGHGFRLDGLRAFDAFPLTHHVECIALLTR from the coding sequence TTGAGTGAGAACTGGTTGGACCGCCGCCTCGAACTGCGGCTGGGAAATCCCGGGCACGGCGGTTTCGTCGTCGCCCGGCACGAGGGCCGGGTGGTCTTCGTCCGGCACGGACTGCCGGGTGAGCGGGTAACGGCGCTCGTCACCGAAGACCGCGGCGGGTCCTACTGCCGGGCCGACGCGATCGACATCCTCGACGCGTCCCCGGAGCGGGTTACGCCGGTGTGCCCGGTATCGGGCCCCGGTGGCGCGGGCTGTTGCGACTTCTCGCACGCGAGCCTGCACGTGCAGCGGGACATGAAGTCTCAGGTGGTGTCGGAACAACTGGTGCGGCTCGCGCGGGTGCAGCGGGACGTGGAGGTCGAGGAGCTGCCCGGCACCGGGAACGGCACCGGCTGGCGCACGCGGGTACGGCTCGCCGTCGATCAGGACGGACGCCCCGGCTACCACCGGCACCGCAGTTCGGGCATCGTCACCGACCTCGCGTGCCCGCAGATCGACGCCGCCGCCTATGACGGTGTGGGTGAAGGTGAGTGGCGGCCGGGCAGCGAGGTACAGATCGTTCTCGACGGCACGGGGGAGCGGCACGTCGTCGAGATCGCTCCGCCGAAGGTGTCGCGGACCGGCCGGACCAGTCCCGGGCGGCGCGGCGCCATGGCACGTCGCGCGGCCGGTGGTGCCCCGCGCGCCGAGCGGGTGGTCGTCGGTTCGGGTCGTCCGGTGGAACGGGTGGGCGACCGCGAATGGGTGCTTGCCGCCACCGGGTTCTGGCAGGCGCACCGCGGCGCCGCGGACACGTATTCGGCCGTGGTCGCCGACTGGGCCGGGATGTCCGCCGGGGAGACCGCCTGGGATCTGTACGGCGGGGTGGGAGTGTTCGCCGCGGCCCTCGCGGGACATGCCGGACCGTCGGGGCAGGTGGAGTCCGTCGAGTCCTCGCGCCAGGCCGTCTCGGACGGGAAGGCCGCGCTGTCCGACGTTCCGCAGGTGCGTTTCCACGCCGACCGGGTGGAGCGCGCGATCGCCGGGCTGACCGCTCCGCCGCGCGTGGTGGTGCTCGATCCGCCGCGTGCGGGTGCGGGGCGGGACGTGATCGATGCTGTGGCGGCCGCGGGCGCCGAACGCGTCGTGCACGTAGGATGCGATCCGGCGTCGTTCGCCCGCGACATCGGTCTCTACCTCGGGCACGGATTCCGGCTCGACGGGCTCCGCGCGTTCGATGCGTTCCCGCTCACCCACCACGTGGAGTGCATCGCGTTGCTGACCCGCTGA